The sequence TTTGGAGCAGGGATGGCAGCAGCAGAATACCGACAAGATGAAATCCCGGAGATCTGAGGCAAAGTTCGGGACAATGCGGCTCGCAGCATCGTGTTTTTAAGTCAAGTTGCCTACCACCAAGCTGAAACAGGACGTGATATAAGCTGAATACTTTATGCACAGCAAAGTGCGTAGTGCCACCCGCCCCCAAGACCATGCGCAGTAGAGTCCACTGTTTGGAGTTTTGGCGAGGATTTTTACAGTAAACGAAGTTGTAAAAGGACATAAACTATATTTCATACAATAATAATTTACTTTGAAACACATCAGTCTATAGCTACAGTGCAGAAATGACATGTGCTCAAAGCTCACTTTTGCCGAGCAAAAATTCAAGTAATTCAACAACTAAATAAGCCTACTGCAAACTGTAAGAACTGAGTGAAAATTGACTTTACTGCCGAGCCAATGATATGAAATGTGTGGTGAGGGAGTTCCTATCTCATAAGTGTTACTGCAGTGTTGAACTTCAGACCGTCCGTCACATCGGTAAAGGTTTGCTGTGAATCAGACAAGAGACTGTAAAATCAATTATGCACAAATTTGGTAAGATAGAGGTGTTTATATGTTCATAATCAGCACAATGTCTTTCACCACCATCAGTTAAAaacatttctctcttttctaaCAGACTGATTGCCTCAAAGAAAGTAAATGCAAACATGGGACAACATACTGTTAATAGCATCATTAGATGGTGCACTAGGTCAGACCTGTTCACCTCTGCACCTATATGCACTGCAAGTTAAACTTGAAAACGTATCTACAATAAACCACTAACATTTAAGGATTTCATTTCATGAAACCATTATGTGGTAATGTATCAGTAGAACATATACAATTATGGCAGGGGAAAAGGCAAGAAAACTAAATCACTGCTTGATTTCATAATCAACAATCTTCACTACATGTGCCCCTGAACACAAGTTCTTAAGAGGACATCCTTAAATGACAGTCTGTCCCCTTGGCATGGCATTGAAGATACGGAAGCCTTCCTTGGTAGCAAAGTCCCACCCCAGCTCTGCCAGCTGCTCTGCTTCCTGCTGACGAGAGGCCAGGCGAAACAGCTGTAGCGCCATGTAGAACtgaagatggggaggagggtCCATGCCCACGGTGCTGCAGTACTGACGAATCAGATCCTCCCATCTAGGGATGCCCAGCTGGTCCACCTGTAGGCCTCCCAGACCTGTAATGAGATGAGGAAACTAGAAAATACCAATATGACAGTCATCACACACGACGAGCAAACTAATAAAATATTGGCACAAGACCATGCATGCCACACTAAGATGTGTTGTTGACAGTCTGACATTGCACCTGGGAATAAGGGGTGGTCCTGGGGTAGGTGGTGGGTGAGGGATAAGGAAGTAATGTCCAAGAGAGGGTCTCCCAAGACTGCTGAACTCCAGTCCAATACCCCCACCACCTCTGCACGCTCTGGGTGAAACACCAAGTTAGAGAGcctagagacaggagaggtcaAATACACAACATGGTGACAGAAAATTTTAAGATTACACCGCAAATGTGGTGTGGTAATGTGTGGTGTGTACatgacagacagtgagagagtgtATGCGAGTGTGTACCTGAAGTCTCCATGTACCAGCGTAGTTGAGTGGTCTTTAGGGAGGTGTAGAAGTAGCCAATCGATGAGTCGGTTAACAACTGGGATGGATTGGGTCTGAAAAGTCCTATACTGATGTATCCACCTCTCCACCTGCACCCCCAGTGACTCCACTTGAAATTATAGACAGATAAACAGGTTTAAATACTACTGCCGAGCATTTTAAATCATGCTACACAGTGTTTTAACCGACTGGAATCCTTCTTCATCTGGGTTGGCCTGCCTGGTATATCCTTGCCCTCCAGGTTCAGCAAGGTGGTGTCGAGGCAGTGGAGTTGGCAGAGAGCCGAGGTCATTGCTTGGTACAGGGCAGTCCTCTCTGTGGGGGCCAGGCCTGGTAGGGATGGGTCAGTGAACCTCCGCCCTGGACATATCTCCATCAGAAGGAAGGGACCACCAAGGCTaggtaaaaagacacacacaaaaataaataaagggttctatttgtgtaaatgtgtgtgtcttatgTGTCTGTATACGTGTGTTCACACCTTGGATCCTCACAGTAGTCAATGATCTTTGGAATAGGCAGGCCGGATCCACTGAGAGATTTCAGGAGTCTATGTAAAGCCATTAGATATGGAGAAGGGATAATCATAAAATACAGGCAACAACCATCCTAATAGTATCTTATTCCTGTAAACcaatcagagtgtgtgtgtgtattgacctGTGCTCTGTCCCAAGGGCCTGGGAACCAGGCAGCTGAGTTCGAAGTAGTAGATTACGCCCTCTGGAGGTTACGAAGTGTAAAGACTGACTGGGATTTAGAGTCTGGACATTAATATCTATAAACAACAGAAGACAATGGATTTTCATGGAGTTTGTAAACAAATTGTGTGTATCTATTGATGTGTTTCTCTAAGCTTAAGGGTCAGGGAAGTACTGGTGTCATCCAGTTGTAGATGTGTCctcaggtactgtgtgtgttggtctgtgaaGGGCTTGGAGGTTCTACGGGATGTCCCAGAGAGTGATAAGGGGAAGCCCAGCACCTCTTCTAGGTTCCTCACCGCTGCTTCTGGTTCCTCTACCTGggaaaaacacatttctcacACACCTTGTACACACCTGGAACCTATGGTGTGGTTGCATCAGAATGGTTACCTTACCTTGATGGAAGTAATTCCCAGGTCAGCAGCAGCCTGGACATTGAACTGAAGATCGTCCAGAAACACAGCTTCCTGGGCAGACACACCCAGTCTGTGCAGACAAAGCTGGAAGATCCTGGCATCAGGCTTGCTCAGCCCCTCCCTGCAGGATTCTACTATCTGGAGAggtaggggggggagagagagagagagagacacagttaAAGTTGAAGGCAACTGTGCTTGTCCATTGAAGGTATATTTACATTCAAAGGACACTACAGTAAAATAATGGTTTTGGTGACTATGCTGAGCAATTATGATTAATGAAATGAGCAAGTAACAAGAGGCTTCTGACCACATCAAAGAGGGCAGGGTTGAGTGGCATATAGGGTTTTTTATCTAGAGTCAGGAAGTTGTTGCTAAGAACAGCGGTTTTCAGGCCTCTGGACCGCATACACTCGATGGCCTCCATCATGACTGGCATGGGTTGTTGCATTGGCCCACTGGTCAGGGCAGATATTAATGACTCAATTGGAACCGGAAATCCTGCCTGTGGTGTAGGAAATATTAAATTAGATGAATGATTAATCATGACTTCTGTTGGAGTACAAGTGAAAAATGCTAGTATGACGTAGGAATAGTAGAAACACATGGCAAGGATGAAATGATCTGTTTGTCAGTTGGCTTCTGACAGATTGTGTTGCATGAGATTGAGTAACTCACAATGTCACTGCATTGCTTGCTGAAGGCCTCTACAAATTCTTGTGCATCCAGCTCTCCCCTCATGTAGCTATCCCATACATTCaactctcctctttccctgaTGGCCCTGCCCAAAGTGCCTCGGGGAACCGCATTCTGTTGCTCAAACGCTGCAGAGAAAACCGAACGCCCACATTCAATACACAGTGTGTTATACACACCAAATACCATATCAGtgtcacacagaacacacacacacacacgatagtATATTTTAGGACAAAGCATAAACTGGCGTGTGTTTCTTGAGTGTCTCTGTCACCTGAGAATATCTTGACCGGCGAGGGCAGGAGAACTCCATACATGTCAAATATGACAGCTTTGTAAAGACAGATGGGGGTGCGACTCAGTTGGCGTTTGGGTGTCTGCAAGTGCCACCTGCGGGCGCCAAACTGCACGGCAGGTCGCAATAAACACATAGGCTTCGTCACCATCATCTTGGTTCTAATTCTGAAAAACATGCAAAAGATGTCTGAGTCTTTGCTTTGAACACAAACTGAGACCCTTGAACATGTATACATTGGGAAACTACTTGCAGAGATTTACCGTCTTTCGCTTTCGTAACTTTCGTAACACAACAATTTTAAGTTAATGTTTGAGATTTGCTTAGCTAATTTCTCAAGTTCAAGTTCTTTGTCATATAAACTGGCATATTCCTCTTACTTTTACGCGGAATTTATGTCAGAATGATGTCCCCATGACACTCGACCTGAATGCATCAGTGGGCATCGCAAATATATATTTCCAGATCACCGTATTTATGAAACTATCTGGAGCCCCTGTGTCAATCTGCTTACATGACAGACATGTTGTCTTTCAGCGTCAATCACGTGATCACTACGTGGCCATGGGATGGGGGTTGGTACATTGGAACGCCCCTTATTTGGGGTTAGAAAGGATAAAGTATCTGAGAGAGCAGAAGAATGGAAAGGCTGTCTTTAACACATTAGCAAactgtatttttattttgccaAATGTGCTTGCAAAGGTAAagcaaattataaataaatTCCAAAAAGGATAATGCATGCATTTAACACACGATACGGTTACGAAGTTGTCTGTTTTGGGCTGACCTGCAGTGCAGATTGGGATAGCAAGCTAATGTGACAGCTAGTCatatagcctagctagctaatagAGCTAGCTTGCTTCACTACTTTACGAATAGTGCACACGAGTTGACTTATTAGACAGGTTAATATATGGCAATACATTCGGTTCGCTGTCAAGTCTCACTTGATATTGCGTTGTAACATTACATGCAGGCTAGACAACTAGCAACATATTCATGTCTAGTTAAACTAACGTTCGAATGCCTgtcaactagctagctacaatGGTTAGCTATTGCTAGGTAACTCTTGCTTAGACGTTAATTCGTCTTACTTTAATTCGCTTGCGACTTTAtgaaataacatttaaaatgtgcCTCATATAACGTTAGCTCAGCTAACGAGACCTTTCTTAATGAGTTAAGTTAGTAAGCTAGTTCTAGCAAGCTCACTGTTCCATTCATGATCATGTTGCTACCTCGTAActgtaggctagctagctagctatcttgctgaccATTGAACGGTATTTAATTGTATTCCCTGAACCAACAAACTGTTTTAGCTATTAATGAATAGTTAGTTAGGTAGCTACTTAACGGTATCTTCTGTAACCGTTGGGCACCTCGCCAACAACGGTAGCACTATCTACCACTATCTAGCTACTCAAGCTTTCTTGTTAGCAAGCTATCAACTAGCCTAGCCTAAGCCGAGTCGGCTAGAGGGTGAATGGGCAATGGAATGTGGTTGCAAGCAAGCAGTTGGCAGCACAAGCCAAACGAAATATGAGTACTTTATCGTTGTTCAGCCTTGCTAGCTCTACTGTAGCTGTGCAGTCAGCAAGTGTTAGTACATTGACAGACTAGATCTCTGTAGGCTATATTTTGAACGCCAGGGATATTGCCACCATATAATCAGCTTACTTTCCCTGTTCCACGTGTTgtccaacacagacacaaaacattAGTCTTGGAATAGACAGTTTGAAAATGAGCAAGAAACCACCCAATCGTCCAGGGATCTCCTTTGAAGTTGGGTCCAGAGTTGAAGCTCAAGACTACCTTAAGAAATGGTATGTATATGTCAGTGTGCCATTTTATTGATACAATCAAAACATCTGATTTATGTcgtataaaaaaattataatctgcatctttttctttttctcgtCTAGGTACCCGTCTCGCATCGAGGAAGTGGACTTTGAGGAGGGGAAG comes from Hypomesus transpacificus isolate Combined female chromosome 2, fHypTra1, whole genome shotgun sequence and encodes:
- the LOC124477095 gene encoding acyl-CoA dehydrogenase family member 10-like, with translation MMVTKPMCLLRPAVQFGARRWHLQTPKRQLSRTPICLYKAVIFDMYGVLLPSPVKIFSAFEQQNAVPRGTLGRAIRERGELNVWDSYMRGELDAQEFVEAFSKQCSDIAGFPVPIESLISALTSGPMQQPMPVMMEAIECMRSRGLKTAVLSNNFLTLDKKPYMPLNPALFDVIVESCREGLSKPDARIFQLCLHRLGVSAQEAVFLDDLQFNVQAAADLGITSIKVEEPEAAVRNLEEVLGFPLSLSGTSRRTSKPFTDQHTQYLRTHLQLDDTNINVQTLNPSQSLHFVTSRGRNLLLRTQLPGSQALGTEHRLLKSLSGSGLPIPKIIDYCEDPSLGGPFLLMEICPGRRFTDPSLPGLAPTERTALYQAMTSALCQLHCLDTTLLNLEGKDIPVESLGVQVERWIHQYRTFQTQSIPVVNRLIDWLLLHLPKDHSTTLVHGDFRLSNLVFHPERAEVVGVLDWSSAVLGDPLLDITSLSLTHHLPQDHPLFPGLGGLQVDQLGIPRWEDLIRQYCSTVGMDPPPHLQFYMALQLFRLASRQQEAEQLAELGWDFATKEGFRIFNAMPRGQTVI